In one window of Primulina tabacum isolate GXHZ01 chromosome 8, ASM2559414v2, whole genome shotgun sequence DNA:
- the LOC142553275 gene encoding pyridoxine/pyridoxamine 5'-phosphate oxidase 1, chloroplastic-like — protein sequence MEGPEAISYLTQKQAAEIEELLVGRHGFSQDQLMELAGLSVASAIAEVYKSSEHTRVLVICGPGNNGGNGLAAARHLHHFGYKLQVCYPNCARNPLYIGRVTQLESLSVPFLSVQSLPPELPNFDIIIDAIFGFSFQGNPGPPYDGLVENLVSLSEQDQNCLKTPVIVSVDVPSGWHVEDGEISGKGMKPHMLVSLVAPKLCAKRFSGAHHFLGGRFIPPTIMHDYELQLPPYRGTSMCVQIGPRDIVSSKCCDKTVEHDPFVQFQKWYADAVTTGVKLPDSMALSTSTRDGKPSSRMVSLKKVHQGGFVWCSNYGSRKAHEITENPHGSLLFYWITLNRQVRVEGVVQKVSDEESEQFFISRPREIQIVPAVSQQSTVIPGREYIHQQCKTIEEIYSNGNRIPRPKSWGGYRLIPESFEFWQGDESSVHMRVRYFASEKGWRIVQ from the exons ATGGAAGGCCCGGAAGCCATATCCTACTTAACACAGAAGCAAGCTGCTGAAATCGAAGAGTTACTGGTGGGCCGTCATGGGTTCAGCCAGGATCAGCTAATG GAACTGGCTGGTTTAAGTGTTGCATCTGCAATAGCAGAG GTCTACAAGTCAAGTGAACATACCCGAGTACTTGTAATTTGCGGTCCTGGAAATAATGGCGGCAACGGACTTGCAGCTGCTCGTCATTTGCATCATTTTGGATATAAATTGCAAGTTTGTTATCCTAATTGTGCTCGTAATCCCCTCTATATAGGTCGGGTGACTCAG CTTGAATCATTGTCGGTACCTTTCCTGTCAGTACAAAGCCTTCCTCCTGAGTTACCgaattttgatattataattgATGCAATCTTTGGTTTCTCATTCCAGG GAAATCCAGGGCCACCGTATGATGGTCTGGTAGAAAACCTGGTGTCTCTAAGCGAACAAGATCAGAATTGTCTGAAAACTCCTGTCATTGTTTCTGTGGATGTTCCTTCTGGCTGGCATGTTGAGGATGGGGAAATCAGTGGCAAAGGCATGAAACCTCACATGCTT GTATCTTTAGTCGCTCCCAAGCTTTGTGCGAAAAGGTTCAGTGGTGCTCACCACTTTTTGGGTGGAAGATTTATACCTCCGACTATAATGCACGACTATGAGCTACAACTTCCTCCGTATCGTGGAACTTCCATGTGTGTCCAAATTGGGCCTCGTGATATTGTCTCTTCTAAATGTTGCGACAAGACTGTGGAGCATGATCCTTTTGTTCAG TTTCAGAAATGGTATGCTGATGCAGTGACAACAGGCGTGAAGTTACCGGATTCTATGGCTTTGTCGACTTCTACTAGAGATGGAAAGCC TTCTTCTCGAATGGTCTCTTTGAAAAAGGTCCACCAAGGAGGATTTGTCTG GTGCAGTAATTATGGAAGTCGAAAGGCGCATGAGATAACTGAAAATCCTCATGGATCACTTCTTTTCTATTGGATTACCTTAAATCGCCAG GTAAGAGTAGAAGGAGTTGTGCAGAAAGTATCTGATGAAGAGTCTGAACAGTTCTTCATCAGTCGCCCACGAGAAATTCAGATTGTACCAGCCGTTAGCCAGCAG AGCACGGTAATTCCTGGACGGGAGTATATCCACCAGCAGTGTAAAACTATAGAGGAGATATACTCTAATGG AAATAGGATTCCTAGGCCCAAAAGCTGGGGAGGATACAGGCTCATACCTGAGAGTTTCGAATTTTGGCAAGGAGACGAATCATCAGTCCACATGAG